One part of the Aurantibacillus circumpalustris genome encodes these proteins:
- a CDS encoding glycosyltransferase, with translation MTKVLRIINRFNLGGISYNVSYLSKYLPNKYETLLIGGPEEEGEESSLFIPHSLELKPEIIYELRRSINPFGDYFAYRKIKKIIKEFKPDIVHTHASKAGAIGRLAAFHCKVPILVHTFHGHVFHGYFGSFKTGIFKYIERYLAKKSTAIVAISAVQKKELCDLHKICDANKMVVIPLGFDLNRFMESKNEKRLTFRTKYFLGEDEIAIGIIGRLAPIKNHYLFIDAIEYVVKNTSKKIKAFIIGDGETKQELMTYIQEKGLHYSINPHEKALFVFTSWIKEVDVALAGVDLVCLTSKNEGTPVSLIEAQAASKFIITTNVGGIQDILHPECGLLSDANDAEGYKNNLLYAVNHFEEVNSKAGAASSEVINKFSYSRLCMDMDELYTKLSS, from the coding sequence ATGACAAAAGTTCTTCGTATTATAAATCGATTTAACCTTGGTGGAATTAGTTATAATGTTTCTTATCTGAGTAAATATTTGCCTAACAAATACGAAACTCTTTTGATAGGTGGTCCTGAAGAAGAAGGAGAAGAAAGTTCTCTATTCATACCTCATTCGTTAGAACTTAAGCCGGAAATTATTTACGAACTCAGAAGAAGTATAAATCCTTTTGGTGATTACTTTGCTTATAGAAAAATTAAAAAAATAATTAAAGAATTTAAGCCTGACATTGTTCATACCCATGCTAGCAAAGCAGGGGCAATTGGTAGATTGGCAGCCTTTCATTGTAAAGTACCAATATTGGTTCACACTTTTCACGGACATGTTTTTCATGGTTATTTTGGAAGTTTTAAAACTGGTATTTTTAAATACATTGAACGTTACTTAGCAAAAAAAAGTACAGCTATTGTTGCTATAAGTGCTGTGCAAAAAAAGGAATTGTGCGACTTGCACAAAATTTGTGACGCGAATAAAATGGTGGTAATTCCATTAGGGTTTGACTTAAACAGGTTCATGGAAAGTAAAAACGAAAAGAGGTTAACTTTTCGTACAAAGTATTTTTTAGGGGAAGATGAAATTGCAATTGGGATTATAGGACGACTTGCTCCCATTAAAAATCATTATTTATTTATAGATGCGATTGAGTATGTTGTAAAAAATACCAGCAAAAAAATTAAAGCGTTTATCATTGGTGATGGAGAAACAAAACAAGAACTAATGACTTATATCCAAGAAAAAGGCCTCCACTATTCTATTAATCCTCATGAAAAAGCTTTATTTGTTTTTACGAGTTGGATAAAAGAAGTTGATGTGGCACTTGCAGGAGTCGACTTAGTTTGTTTGACTTCAAAAAACGAAGGAACCCCGGTTAGTTTGATTGAGGCTCAAGCTGCGTCAAAATTTATTATAACGACAAATGTTGGCGGTATTCAAGATATTCTTCATCCAGAATGCGGGCTACTTTCAGATGCTAATGATGCTGAAGGCTACAAAAATAATTTACTTTATGCCGTTAATCATTTTGAAGAAGTCAATTCAAAAGCAGGAGCTGCAAGTAGTGAAGTAATTAATAAATTTAGTTATTCACGCTTATGTATGGACATGGATGAACTCTACACCAAATTAAGTTCCTGA